The Salicibibacter halophilus DNA window GTGTCATGCGGCCGTGGACCAAAGGTTCACGTATTTCCAATGGACCCGGTCCACTGAAAGCATGGACGGAGTTTCGTGATTTTCCTGCACCGGCGAAGGAACGTTTTCGCGACTGGTTTGCAAAACGAAGGAGGTCGTCGTCTGATGAGTAGAGGAACGATCCGGGGACGAGAAGAATTTTTAAATCAAATCGCTGAGAAAAAAGAACAACCGCGCAGCGAACACGTGGAACGCCCCGAATGGAAGGTGCAGCCCCAATGGGATATTTTTGCAAACGAGACGACTGATCAGTTAGTGGGTCGCTTCAAAGAGCAATGTAAAAACATTCATACGAATGTCATCGAAACAACGAGCGGAGGACTTCGGGAAGCGGTCGCGGAAACGATCGGGGCTTATCAAGCAGAATCTGCAATCATGTGGGACGATGAAAGGCTGATGACGGCAGGGCTCGACGAAGCATTTCGCGAACAAATGCAAGATCTCGGTGTGGAAGTGCATGTTTGGAATGCTGATGACGGCAATGAAAACATTCGGCGGGCGGAACGTGCCGGGGTCGGGATCACCTATAGCGATATGACTTTAGCGGAATCAGGCACGGTCGTATGCTTAAGCTCGCCGCAGAAAGGAAGGGTCGTCAGTACCCTTCCGGAAAATTATATCGCTGTCATCCCCCGCAGTACGATTGTGCCCCGTTTAACCCAAGCCACCCGCCACATCCATGAACGGGTGCAAAACGGCGAGGAAATCCCGTCCGGCATTCATTTTATCTCGGGACCATCCAATAGCGCCGACATTGAAATGAGCCTGGTCGTCGGAGTGCACGGGCCGATGAGAGCGACTTATATTATTTTGGAAGATATGTGATTAGAAAGCTGCTGTCGAGCGGTACGAAACGGATAGGTTGACCCTCAAAAGGTGACCGAACCATCTCGAAAGGTACAATAAAGGAAGAGTGGAAGTAGAATAAAAGTTGGACACACAAAATTGGTGCATTGTTAAAATGGATCTAAAGGAGTGTGCCTATTTTGCAACATCATGATATAGAATTTAAACGGTATGCGGTGAAACTTATCGTTCATGAGGGTAAAAAAAGAGCAGATGTCGCGAGAGAGCATGGAATCTCCGCTAGCACGCTGGAAAATTGGGTGAGAAATTATCGTGAGGATAAGGGGGACTCCCTTTTCGGAAGCGGTTATCTCACGCCAGCGGAAGAGCAACATCAACGGGACGTGAAAAGAATTGAGGAATTGGAAGAAGAAGTGGCGATTCTAAAAAAGGCAGCGGCCTTCTTCGCCAAAAACCAGGAGTGATCTACCACTTCATCGAGGAACACCGACAAGAGTTTCGTGTGGCGAAGATGTGCGAGGTTTTAGGTGTTTCCAGAGGCGGCTATTACGAATGGCGCAACCGCCCGCAATGCCCGCAAAAACAGCGAAAAGAAACCATCGTTGAGGCCATCGAGCAAATCTTTATCCAATTCCGGAAAACGTTTGGGAGTCCGCGGATAACGAGGGAACTGCATAAACACGGCTTTACAGTCACTCAGAAAACGGTGTCGAATTATATGCGAGAATATGATCTTCGCCCAAAGACCGCCATGAAGAAAGGGAAAAAGACAACCGATTCCAATCATGATCACCCGGTGTATCCCAACCTGCTTCAACGGGATTTTCATACAGATCATCCCAACGAGGCTTGGGTGGCGGATATCACCTATATCTGGACCCGGGAAGGCTGGCTTTACCTGGCATCGGTGATGGACTTATTTTCTCGTAAGATCATTGGCTGGAATATCAGTCACCGTCTCACGAAAGAACTGGCCATAACTGCCTTACATCGGGCGATGCGCCTTCAACCTCCGCAAGAGGGACTCATCCACCACTCAGACCGGGGGAGCCAATATGCCTCCCATGCCTATCAGGCTATTCTCCAGGAACACGGCATGCTCACAAGTATGAGCCGGAAAGGCGATTGTTATGACAATGCGTGCATCGAGTCTTTTCACGCTACCATTGAAAAAGATCTGCTGGCCCATGAAACCTACGATACACGGGAGGAGGCTAAGATGAGCGTTTGGGAGTACATTGCCTGCTTTTACAACGAAGAACGTACCCATTCCACCATTGGCTATATGTCGCCTAACCAATTCGACCGGCAGTATAGACAAGCTCAAAGAGGCGACATGACGGTGTAACGAAAAAACGCTGATAGCAAATATGATCGTTATGCTGGGAGCCGTGAAGTTTACCTTTGACAGCTGTGCCCGATGCCCCGATTCACCGGTTGGGGATGGGGCCCCTCCGCCGAATCGGGAGCATCGATCGGTTCGTGGTACACTGACGGATGCGGCTGATGCGCCCATGAGCTTTTTTCTCCCAGCCGCCATCAGATGCACACCACGAACCGAAGCAGCTGTCAAAGGCGGCGGATTCAGAAATAGCAACTTGAAACTTGAGGACTAAAAAGGCACCAATTTTCTGTGCTCGTATTATTGACATAACTCCAAGAGTTGTCCCCAAAAGGCGGCCGTGCCACCCCGAGAGGTACAAAAAAGTAAAAATTGACCCTCAAAAGGTGATCGCCCCCCTGAAAGAGGTACAACAAATAAGGAATTGTACCTTAAAGATATAATGGACCAGCTGAGAGGTACGAAAATGGAAGAATTTATCTCTCGAAGGGCGGTCGAGCTACCTCGGGGACTGAAAGCCTGTTGTGATTCTTCAATGGAGGCGTTGTTATTGTCAACATTGCTGCGATCCAAAAAATAGTAGTACAAAATCGTGTGAAGATCTACTTCCAGGACTTTTTTATGCTATATTTTCAAAAAGAAAGGAAGTGGGCAATGGAAAAGATAAAAGAACGTGAACCATCAGCGGAATTAAAAATTTTGCGATTATTAAATCCGCGAATGAATCTTCAGGACTATCAGCATTATTTGAACCTAGAAAAAGGTTTTGCCGGCGAGTTGCAACTGGATATTTGGCTGGAAGGACTTACAAATGATTGTCTTGTCGTCAATGATTTGTTACTCGAGCATAAGGGAAAGGCGTTTCAAATTGATTCGTTCGTAGTTTTCCAAAGTATAATCTATGTTTTCGACTCCAAATATCATGAAGGCGACTTTTATCTAGATACCAATAAATGGAAAACGCTTGCCGGGAAAGAAATAAACAGCCCTCAGCCGCAAATGGAGCGAGCCGAATCCCTCCTGAGACAATTGCTTCAACAACGCCTTAACATCGACATTCCGATCGAATCCCTCCTAGTTTTTACTCACCCTGAATTTTACTTGTACAATGCCCCTCCGACACTGCCTGCCATTTTTTATAACCAGCTCCATCGCTTTATGAAAAAAATGAACAGCATGGCGTCGAAACTCAATCGAAGTCATGAAAGCCTTGCTGAACAGTTAATTGCTCAGCATTTGAATAAGTTTCCCCATACCCGTTTACCCGAATATGACTATGAACAATTGAAAAAAGGTGTTGTTTGCGGTAAATGTACATCCTTTATGGTTGAAGGGGGACGAGTATGGGTGTGTGGAGAATGCGGCTACAAAGAAAATGCCCAAACTGCGATCATCCGTAGCGTAGAGGAATTTCAGCTCCTTTTTCCGGACCGAAAAATTACCAGCGCCACAATTCGTGAATGGTGCGCGGTGAATGGTGACCGTAAAAAAATCACAAGGACACTTTCCAATTATTTCAAACGCATGGGAAAAGGACCGGCTTCATATTATATTGATTGATGCCATTTTCCGCGTTCTCGAGACTAAGAACGTTCCCTGTCCACCGGCCGTTTTGCAAACAAATAAGTATCCTTGGATGCGTTCCATCCGGCAATGGCAAGCATAATGCTTAAGAATGTAAGGATAATGATCGGCAATCCCCACGTATTTGTGTAATCATAAAGAAACCCGAGCAAAATCGGTCCTGAGGCGGCCAATAAATATCCGAATGATTGCGCCATTCCCGATAACTGGGAGGCTTGCTGCGCAGATGTGGTTCTTAAGTTGAATAAAATAAAAGAAAGACTAATGCTGGCACCTTGGGCAATTCCGATAAAAAAGATGAACAAAAAGTGTAGCGGCACTGAATGTCCGATTGCATATAAACCTATGAAACCGGCTAAGTAAAAAAAGATGATAAATAAAACAATCACCCGTTGATTTTGCAAGCGGGTGGCGAGAATTGGGGTTAAAAAATTGGTTGGAAGTCCGCAAAGTTGCATAAAGCTAAGCAGCCAACCGGCGGTAACCGCATTGATCCCATTTGCTTGCACCATCTCGGGAAGCCAGGTGATTAAACTGTAAAACAGAGTGGACTGCACCCCCATGAAGACGGTAATTTGCCAGGCGAGGGGAGAGCGCCATAACTTTTGCTCCGCCCCTGTATGCTTCTCCGCCATTTCGGGTTTTTGCGCTTGGCGAAGCTGGGGCACCCAAACGCCCATTGCGGCAATGACGACAATCGCCCAAGAGGCAAGCGCACCTTCCCAATCCAAGCCGAGATGAACGGCTAGCGGAATGCTGATTCCGGAACCGATGGTCGCAAACAGGCTCATGGATGTCATGTAAATGCTCGTCATCAGCCCTGTATGTTTTTCAAATTTTAATTTTACAAAACCTGGAAGCAACACGTTGCAGACCGCAATACCGATTCCAATGATGGCTGTTCCCATAAACAACGTTGTCGAGTAACCGGCAGACCTTAAAAGGATGCCAATCAGTAACGTAAATAACCCTGCAAATATCGCCCACTCGATCCCCCATTTTCGCGCGAGCCTTGGGGCAGCGATGGAAAGAACGGCGAACGCGAGTAATGGGAGGGTGGTAATTACCCCAGCCTCGCTGTTTGTTAACTGCAAGTCCTCTCGCAGAATCCCAATGAGCGGGCCAACGCTTGTAATCGCGGGACGTAAATTAAACGCGACAAAGATAATCGCGAGAATGATCCATATCATCGGGCTCGATAGACGCTGTTTCATGATGAATGGCTCCTTTTGATGATGAAAAAATGACAGTATTAACCTATTGTATCATGAAAAAAAGATGCCCGGACGAGGGCATCTTTAACTTTTCCCCGGGAATATTCATGAGCATCTCTAGTATTTGTGATAAAAGGACCCCTATATTTTACGTATACCTCCCTTCCAAAACAGAATCAAAACCCGACATTTAACGTAATAGGATTCGTGTCTTGATCCTATTAAAATGAAAGTTAATCGCCTACATTTTGGTTTTTGGTACGAATACGTATTCGTATTTCAAAAGGATAAGCTCTAAAGTGAATGTAAAACTAGACAGTAGGCGCAACCCAAAGGGATAATATATAAATTTTTAGCGCTGGAACTTCAATGAGGAAGGAGGGTAGGGGATCCTTCATATTTTTATTAGCGAAACGGATTTCGATAAAAATACAGAGAAATAATGAAATATGAATGCAAAGGGGTGAAATATGTGGGCTTTTTTCAAATGTTGTCAGCTGAGTTTTCGAAAATTTTCAGTAACAAACCACTGATTATTTCTACCATTGCTGTATTGCTGTTTCCGGTAATGTACAGTGTAGCACTGCTTTCCAGTACGATGGAACCGACAGACAATATAGATAACCTGCCCGTAGCTGTTGTCAACATGGACGAGGGAGCTTCTATGGGAGAGGATGAAATTCAAGCCGGTGACGACCTTGTAAACGAATTGCAAGAGGAGCAAGTGCTCGATTTCCAATTCGTTGATCAGGCAGAAGCAAATGAAGGTTTGGAAAACGGTGACTATTACATGACAGTCGAAATTCCTTCCGATTTTTCAAGCAGAGCAACAACTGTGATGGACGAAAACCCTGAACAGACTGAATTGATATACACGCAAAATGAAGGATTAAGCCACATGGCATCTCAGGTTACTGATGCCGCCATCACAGAAATTATGGAAGGGCTTTCAGAGCAAATCACGGCTACTTACGTAACACAAATGTTTGACCAGCTTGGCGATGTTTCGGACGGCTTCACGGAAGCGGCGGATGGTTCCGGTGAAATTAACGATGGAACGGAAGACTTAATCGCCGGAACTTCAGAGATGCTTGGCTCTCTTGTAGGTGAGTCCGATGAAATTGCCCGGCTGTCAGACGGTGCCGATGAATTAAATCAGGGTACCGGGACATTGCTAAGCTCTTTGGAAGAGCAAAGCCCAGACATTTCCGAGTTATCCGGCGGAGCCAATGAATTGGAAGACGGTACCGAAGAACTGCTGGGTAGTTTAACAGGAGAGAGCTCCGACATTTCCGAATTGTCAAGCGGAGCCAATGAATTGGAGGACGGCACCGAGGAACTGCTGGGTAGTTTAACAGGAGAAAGCTCCGACATTTCCGAACTGTCAAGCGGAGCCAATGAATTGGAAAACGGCACCGAGGAACTGTTGGGTAGTTTAACAGAGGAAAGCTCCGACATTTCCGAATTGTCAAGCGGAGCCAATGAATTGGAGGACGGCACCGAGGAACTGCTGGGTAGTTTAACAGAGGAAAGCTCCGACATTTCCGAACTGTCAAGCGGAGCCAATGAATTGGAAGACGGCACCGAGGAACTGCTGGGTAGTTTAACAGAGGAAAGCGCTGACATTTCCGAATTGTCAAGCGGGGCCAATGAATTGCAAAAATCTCGGTTCCAATTTCCAATTTTAAAAGCGCCGGTGTGAACAAAGAATATGCGGCATCGTTCTACATTTCTGTGGAATAGGTATGTCTATTTGCCCATAAAGAGCTGTTGGATGGTCAAATTTCGCCATCCTTTGCTATTCTCTGATACATTCAGACAAACGAACGGTGGACAACGCGTTTATTCTAACAGCGCATAAAGGGGAACATCCTCCCTGACCGCATCGATTCTGAACTCTTCGATAAGAAAAGACAGGGTCATCCCCTTGTTCCAAAAATCTTTCACCCTGCGGAAAGTATAGAGTTGAAATAAGTTAAACGCGATCATGATGAACATGACCATGGCTTCGATGGCGCGTGGATGGTGCATAAAGCAGTGGTGTATATGCCACTTGGTTTTGAGTTCCCGAAAGCCGTTATTTTCAATATCCCATCTTTCGTGAATCATTTCCCAAACGTCTTTGGTCGGCACATGTTTACCGAGCGTGGTCACCACCCAAACCTCTTTGATGGTCTCGACGCGTTCGACGGTCTTGCCTTGATACATGTTTTGCGTGATCGTCTCGCGGAATCTCAGAAAGCGGACGGGCTCGGGAACGCCTCCCATTTCAAATCCTTCTTCATCCCATGCTTCGACATGGATATGCTTTTGTTTTCTCTTCGTTTGCTTGCCCTTTGGCTCCGGGTCCTCGTGGGTCCATTGAGCGTCAGAGTCACGCTTTTGAAAAAGCCCCAGCGCATCTTTGACGAGATTCAAACGTTTGTTTTTGACGCGAACGATCGCATCCATGCCAATGGCGCGTACGTCATTGATAAAAGGGGCATTGGCATACAGGGCATCACCCACGATCACATCGGCAAAATGATGATGTTGCTCATAAAGGTTTCGGATGAGTCGTTTCCCGCCTGTGAGTTCGCCCTCATCGTCATCTTTCTCATCCCTGGGATGTAAGTGGTCGATTCCAAGGATCACGTGAGGATCAGAGCCGATCGTCATGCAAGCGACGCCTTGATGGTAATAATGGGTTTCGCCATCAATGACACGGGTTAAGCATGCGTCACATTCTTTCACCTTGCTTTCAAACAGTTCAAATCCATCCAGAGCAACGACCACTCGTCCCTTCATCGTTCCCTGTTGGAAAACTTTGTTTCGCTTTGCCTTGCGAATCGTATCGTCATGCATCGCCTGTAAAGGCTCCAAATCATACTGACTTAAAGACTCACGCACGGCATCAACACGGGGCAAGCGAACGCCAGGGAAAAGCTTTTTGAATCGCCCAAATTTCACCCATTGGTCCAACACATTCAAGCTCGGCATGCGCCACAGACAACCCAGCATAAGGATAGAGCATATCGTCGATGCTAGAATGTCCGGATCTTTTCTTCCGTCCTTTGCCCTCTTGATTTTTTCGCCGATTCCATATACCTTAGACACATAGGTGAGTAGTTTTTGCAAAGTAGGTCTACCCACCGTTAACACCTCCTTTTTTGTCCTTAGGAGGTGTTTCTTCATTTTTCGCTGATTCCCTTCCTTTGTTCCCCATTTTTTCCAATCAAAATGCGATTTTTGCTATTTTACGTTGTTTTCGCCAATCCCTTGTTACACCTGATTTGATGGCGCATTTTTTTATTTAGAACCGAGATTACTGAATGAATTGGAAGACGGCACCGAGGAACTATTGGGCAATTTGACAGAGGAAGAATCTGATATTGAAGAATTAGCTGCCGGCGCAGAAGAGTTAAATACCGGAAGCGATGAAGTTGAAGAAGGTGCCAATGATGTGCTTGCCGGATTGTTAGATGCCCAAGCAGGGGCAGGAGAGTTGCAAGAAGGAGTAGCACAATTTGAGGAATTTCTGCCAATTCTTGAAGATCTCTTAGGAGAAGAAGCGGCGGAAGGAATTGGAGAACTAATAGAAGGCGTCGATCAATTGAATGCAGGAATTGATGAGTTAGTCGTTGGACAGACTGATCTTGTAGACGGAGCAGAGGACTTATCCGCTGGAGCTTCTCAGGTAGCTGATGGAACTGCTTCAGTAAATGATGGGTGGGGAGAACTGATCGTCGGAGCCACCGAACTAAATGACGGGGCATCTCAAGTCAATGAAGGCACGAGTTCTGTAGAAAGCGGTTGGAATGAATTAACCGTCGGAGCCACCGAACTGAATGACGGAGCATCCCAAGTCAATGAAGGCACGGGTTCTGTGGAAAGCGGCTGGGATGAATTAACCGTCGGAGCCACCGAATTGAACGATGGAGCATCTCAAGTTAATGAAGGCACGGGTTCTGTGGAAAGCGGCTGGGATGAACTAACTGTTGGTGCCACCGAACTGAACGACGGAGCATCCCAAGTCAATGAAGGCACGGGTTCTGTAGAAAGCGGCTGGGATGAACTAACTGTTGGTGCCACCGAACTGAACGACGGAGCATCCCAAGTCAATGAAGGCACGGGTTCTGTAGAAAGCGGCTGGGATGAATTAACCGTCGGAGCCACCGAATTGAACGACGGAGCTATTCAAATCAATGAAGGTACGTATGCTGTAGAAAGCGGCTGGGGCGAACTAACCGAAGGTGCCACCGAACTGAACGATGGATCATCCGAACTCAGCGATGGCACAGACTCCGTTGAAGCCGGTTGGGCTGATTTAACCGATGGTGCCAATCAGTTAAATGACGGGGCAGAAGAATTGTATGATGGCAGTGATGAATTACATTCGAGCTTACAGGATGGAGCCGATGAGGTCGCGGCGACTTCAACTGAAGATGATAACGTGGAGATGTTTGCCTCCCCGGTTCAGGGAACGGGAGAACAGGTTAACGCATTTTCTGAATATCGCCAATCTGAGGCACCTTATGTGTTATCCATTGCTCTGTTTGTCGGAGCATTATTGATCTCTTTCGTGGTCAATTTCCGTAAACCAGAAGTGGTTCCAACTTCAGGTTTTCAGTGGTTTGCCGGGAAGTTCACGATTATTGCTTCACTTGCAATTGCTCAAGCAGTCTTGCTTTCCGTTATCACAGTTATACTTGGAACACCGGTTGCAAGCTTTTTAAACTTATTATTGTTTGCTATATTCGTCAGTATAACATTTGTGGCGATTGTTCAACTGCTTGTATCTGTCGCAGGGCTTATTGGAAAATTCCTTGCCGGAGCCTTGATTCTTGTGCAATTGCAGTTGACAGGAGGTCCGCTCCCGATTGAATTGCTACCCGCTTCTTTGCAGTGGATAAGTCCAATGCTCCCTATGACTTACTCCATTGAAGGGTTCAAATCGGTCGTTAACGCTGGGTCACTTGATGGAGGTAGTATAATCGCTTTATCCTTGTTCTTGATGATTTGTGCAGTAGCCACCCTTATCTATTTCCTAGTTGCATTTTCTAGAAAAAGGGAAAAAGATGAGGATGAAACTGAACGTGTAACCGCGTAAATGATTTGTGAAAAGAAACATTAATAAGAGCGTTAAAAGCCCTGTCTCGATGAAAAGAGACAGGGCTTTTTAGGCCATCCGATAATCTAAAAATTTTCCTGGAACCATTGGCTTGCTGCCTCGACCTCTGTTTTTGTCAGTTGATGGCCGGTGTTCTCCCAAAATAATTCAACATTCGATCCTGCGCTTTCCAGGGTGGAAGCGAGTTCTTCTGTCTCTTCCGGGCGGCAGATGGGATCTTGTTTACCGGCCCCGATAAATACAGGGACATCTTTTAGTGAAGGGAGCTCGACATTCCGCAAAGGCACCATCGGATGATGCAGCACCGCACCTTTTAGTACATTTTCATAATGATAAAGCAAGCTGGCCGCGATGTTGGCACCATTAGAATATCCGACAGCGACAATTTGCTTGCGGTCAAAGCCGTATTTTTCCGCGCTTTCGTCGAGAAAATCCGCAAGTTCTTTCGTTCGAGCCACAAGATCTTCTTCGTCAAATACACCTTCGGCCAGGCGCCTGAAAAATCTGGGCATGCCACCTTCGGATACATTTCCGCGCACGCTTAAGACCGACGACGATGGAGAAATCATTTGTGCTAACGGCAACAAGTCGTTTTCATCTCCTCCGGTTCCGTGCAAGAGTAAAAGGACCGGTCCTTCTGTGTTCGTACCTTCTTTGAAAATATGATGCATGTGTCTGTTCCTCCTCTATGAGCGTTTGGTGTCCAGTGGTTTTAGTTTCGCTTCAATTTGTTCCCGTTGCGGCTCGAGGTAAGGTGGCAAGGCCAAAGATTCGCCCAAATGTGCCAAATCTTCATCTGTGTCAAAACCGGGTCCATCCGTTGCGAGCTCAAAAAGGATACCATTCGGCTCACGGAAATAAAGGGAACGGAAATAATAACGTTCTACAAAACCCGAATTCGGCAGGCCGGTATCATCAATGTGGGAGATCCATTTTCTTAATGCATCCTCATCATCGACGCGAAAGGCTACGTGATGAACGCCGCCTCTTCCTTGACGTTCAAAAGGGAGTTCGGGAGCGTGCACGATATGCACTTCCGACCCTGTTCCGCCTTTGCCAGTCTCAAATACGAGCACTTCCCTGTCTTTCAGCGTATAGTCTACATTTTCTTTTCTGCGATAGCCCATGACTTTTGTCAGGATTTCAGCCGTAGGTTTCGGATCGCGCACGGTGAGATGAATCGGCCCCAGACCAATGATGCCGTATTTTTGCGGCACCGGGCTTTCGTTCCAAGGAACGCCTCCAGGGACGCCTTTATTCGTTTCATCAGAGACAAGGAGGAGACGTTGCCCTTCAAAATCCTCAAACGAGAGTGCATTTCGACCGGCGCGCACTTCAATGTTTCCGTGTGAAACGTCGTATTGCTCAAATCGTGATTTCCAATAATCAAGCGCCTCATCATTTTTTACGCGCAAAGAAGTTCCGGAAATACTGCTTGCTCCACGCTTGTTTGGCGCGGCCATCGGAATTTCGAAAAAGGTTAGCTCCGTTCCGGGATTGCCCCGTTCATCTCCGTAAAAAAGATGATAAACGCTGACGTCGTCTTGATTGACCGTTTTTTTAACGAGGCGCATCCCCATGATTTCGGTATAGAATTCCACGTTTTTGGCCGCATTGGCGGTGAGCGCCGAGAGGTGATGGATGCCTTTTAATTCCATAAATCTTCCCCTCCTTGCTTTTGTAATTTCGTTAAAAGATGAAGCAGTTGCACTTGTTCGTCTTTGTTCAACGCTTGAAATTGGGACGCTTGAAATTGTTCTTGTTTTGGAACCACCTCTTGGTAGAGTTCCGTCCCCTGCGTTGTTAATGTAATATATTTTGTTTTCCACTCTTGCCTGCGTGTAATGAGTTTTCTGTTTTCCATACGTTTGATTAATTGGGTGATGTTCCCTTTCGAAACGAGTAATTTTTGTGCGAGTTCCTGTTGGGTGATCGGTTGACTGGCACCGATTTGAACGAGCAGATCAAATTGGGCGATCGATAAGCCGTAGGGATCCAGATGCTGATTGGACGCTTTGACACTTTGCTGAAAAAAACGCGCAAGCCTGAACCACAAAAGGAGTCCTCGTTGCTTATCGTGTTTCGATAACCGCATGACGTCCCTCCTTCACATTCAGTTTATAACTAAACTGATGACATGTCAACTAATGGGATTCGCTTAAAACACATGCATAAAAAGTAAAGATAGCGGGTAAAGCAAACGAGAGATGACCAGATGGGAGGTTGCAAGATGAGATATCGCCAATTAGGAAAAACCGGGATTGAGCTTTCGGAAATAAGCTTAGGAACGATGAGTTTACCCCTGGATCAAAAAAAAGCCACCGCCATTGTGGATGCCGCGTTGGAAAAAGGGGTGAACTATTTCGATACCGCCGATTTGTATAAATATGGGGAAATTGAAGAAATGCTCGGTAAGATCATCAAAGGGCGGCGAGATGATTTTATTTTGGCTTCCAAAGGAGGAAACCATTGGGAGAAAGGAAAAGATAATTGGTTTTGGGATCCTTCAAAAGCGTATATAAAAGAAGCATGCAAGGCCAGTTTAGGGCGGCTCGGCATCGATTATCTTGATGTTTACCAACTGCATGGCGGAACGATAGAGGATCCGATCGACGAAACAGTGGAAGCATTTCAGGAACTTCAGCAAGACGGTTACATCCGGGAATGGGGCATTTCATCCATTCGTCCGAATGTGATTAAAAGATACGCGGGCGCGGGGATCTCCAGCGTAATGATGCAGTACAGTTTGCTTGACCGGCGCCCGGAAGAAGAAATACTTGATTTTTTATATGATCAAGGGATTAGTGTTATCGTTCGCGGACCGGTTGCAAAAGGGATGCTGAGCATGAAGGCTGAAGAAAAAGTGCCGGAGAACGGCTTCCTTGGACACACACGAGCAAAAGTCATGCGTGCCGCTGAAAAAGTGCAGCAAATACGAGGCGTGGAAGCGGCCGCGCAAACGGCAATTCAATATGTGTTGAAACATCCGGCAGTTACCTCGGTAACGACTGGGGCAAGTACACCGCAGCAAGTGTTTGAAAATATCGGCGCATCCGAATTAAAACCGTTAACGGAAAAAGAATATGAGCGATTGCAAAACAGTATCCCCGCAGAGGTTTATGAACAGCATCGCGTGTAGGAGAACCAGAATATCGGGCGTTACATTTGACACTTATCATGTAGCTTGATAAAATTTATCTTGGAGTCAAG harbors:
- a CDS encoding YhgE/Pip domain-containing protein, translating into MLSAEFSKIFSNKPLIISTIAVLLFPVMYSVALLSSTMEPTDNIDNLPVAVVNMDEGASMGEDEIQAGDDLVNELQEEQVLDFQFVDQAEANEGLENGDYYMTVEIPSDFSSRATTVMDENPEQTELIYTQNEGLSHMASQVTDAAITEIMEGLSEQITATYVTQMFDQLGDVSDGFTEAADGSGEINDGTEDLIAGTSEMLGSLVGESDEIARLSDGADELNQGTGTLLSSLEEQSPDISELSGGANELEDGTEELLGSLTGESSDISELSSGANELEDGTEELLGSLTGESSDISELSSGANELENGTEELLGSLTEESSDISELSSGANELEDGTEELLGSLTEESSDISELSSGANELEDGTEELLGSLTEESADISELSSGANELQKSRFQFPILKAPV
- a CDS encoding NERD domain-containing protein — encoded protein: MEKIKEREPSAELKILRLLNPRMNLQDYQHYLNLEKGFAGELQLDIWLEGLTNDCLVVNDLLLEHKGKAFQIDSFVVFQSIIYVFDSKYHEGDFYLDTNKWKTLAGKEINSPQPQMERAESLLRQLLQQRLNIDIPIESLLVFTHPEFYLYNAPPTLPAIFYNQLHRFMKKMNSMASKLNRSHESLAEQLIAQHLNKFPHTRLPEYDYEQLKKGVVCGKCTSFMVEGGRVWVCGECGYKENAQTAIIRSVEEFQLLFPDRKITSATIREWCAVNGDRKKITRTLSNYFKRMGKGPASYYID
- a CDS encoding CynX/NimT family MFS transporter — its product is MKQRLSSPMIWIILAIIFVAFNLRPAITSVGPLIGILREDLQLTNSEAGVITTLPLLAFAVLSIAAPRLARKWGIEWAIFAGLFTLLIGILLRSAGYSTTLFMGTAIIGIGIAVCNVLLPGFVKLKFEKHTGLMTSIYMTSMSLFATIGSGISIPLAVHLGLDWEGALASWAIVVIAAMGVWVPQLRQAQKPEMAEKHTGAEQKLWRSPLAWQITVFMGVQSTLFYSLITWLPEMVQANGINAVTAGWLLSFMQLCGLPTNFLTPILATRLQNQRVIVLFIIFFYLAGFIGLYAIGHSVPLHFLFIFFIGIAQGASISLSFILFNLRTTSAQQASQLSGMAQSFGYLLAASGPILLGFLYDYTNTWGLPIIILTFLSIMLAIAGWNASKDTYLFAKRPVDRERS
- a CDS encoding LutC/YkgG family protein, encoding MSRGTIRGREEFLNQIAEKKEQPRSEHVERPEWKVQPQWDIFANETTDQLVGRFKEQCKNIHTNVIETTSGGLREAVAETIGAYQAESAIMWDDERLMTAGLDEAFREQMQDLGVEVHVWNADDGNENIRRAERAGVGITYSDMTLAESGTVVCLSSPQKGRVVSTLPENYIAVIPRSTIVPRLTQATRHIHERVQNGEEIPSGIHFISGPSNSADIEMSLVVGVHGPMRATYIILEDM
- a CDS encoding YhgE/Pip family protein, producing the protein MGNLTEEESDIEELAAGAEELNTGSDEVEEGANDVLAGLLDAQAGAGELQEGVAQFEEFLPILEDLLGEEAAEGIGELIEGVDQLNAGIDELVVGQTDLVDGAEDLSAGASQVADGTASVNDGWGELIVGATELNDGASQVNEGTSSVESGWNELTVGATELNDGASQVNEGTGSVESGWDELTVGATELNDGASQVNEGTGSVESGWDELTVGATELNDGASQVNEGTGSVESGWDELTVGATELNDGASQVNEGTGSVESGWDELTVGATELNDGAIQINEGTYAVESGWGELTEGATELNDGSSELSDGTDSVEAGWADLTDGANQLNDGAEELYDGSDELHSSLQDGADEVAATSTEDDNVEMFASPVQGTGEQVNAFSEYRQSEAPYVLSIALFVGALLISFVVNFRKPEVVPTSGFQWFAGKFTIIASLAIAQAVLLSVITVILGTPVASFLNLLLFAIFVSITFVAIVQLLVSVAGLIGKFLAGALILVQLQLTGGPLPIELLPASLQWISPMLPMTYSIEGFKSVVNAGSLDGGSIIALSLFLMICAVATLIYFLVAFSRKREKDEDETERVTA
- a CDS encoding transposase; this encodes MGRPTLQKLLTYVSKVYGIGEKIKRAKDGRKDPDILASTICSILMLGCLWRMPSLNVLDQWVKFGRFKKLFPGVRLPRVDAVRESLSQYDLEPLQAMHDDTIRKAKRNKVFQQGTMKGRVVVALDGFELFESKVKECDACLTRVIDGETHYYHQGVACMTIGSDPHVILGIDHLHPRDEKDDDEGELTGGKRLIRNLYEQHHHFADVIVGDALYANAPFINDVRAIGMDAIVRVKNKRLNLVKDALGLFQKRDSDAQWTHEDPEPKGKQTKRKQKHIHVEAWDEEGFEMGGVPEPVRFLRFRETITQNMYQGKTVERVETIKEVWVVTTLGKHVPTKDVWEMIHERWDIENNGFRELKTKWHIHHCFMHHPRAIEAMVMFIMIAFNLFQLYTFRRVKDFWNKGMTLSFLIEEFRIDAVREDVPLYALLE